A portion of the Stigmatella aurantiaca DW4/3-1 genome contains these proteins:
- a CDS encoding HU family DNA-binding protein, with the protein MLKSDLINILVTKRGVTQKQAEATVETIFESMKEALCRGENIEIRGLGAFHVKNYQGYQGRNPKTGQVIPVKPKRGLLFRTGKELRDRVNRPAAQSAQPDLSDPSKGNSGTGT; encoded by the coding sequence ATGCTCAAGTCCGATCTGATCAACATTCTCGTCACCAAGCGGGGGGTGACGCAGAAACAGGCCGAGGCCACTGTTGAGACGATCTTCGAATCGATGAAAGAGGCGCTCTGCCGCGGCGAGAACATCGAGATCCGCGGGCTGGGTGCCTTTCACGTCAAAAACTATCAGGGATACCAAGGCCGCAACCCCAAGACGGGCCAGGTCATCCCGGTGAAGCCCAAGCGAGGCTTGCTGTTTCGCACGGGCAAGGAGCTGAGAGACCGGGTCAACCGCCCGGCCGCCCAATCCGCCCAACCGGATCTGTCGGATCCCTCCAAGGGCAACAGCGGCACCGGAACCTGA
- a CDS encoding YhjD/YihY/BrkB family envelope integrity protein: MAGSTLLRNLHDLLMTGARKSWAPVAQTSVGRFATDIFLGARAVARDFQGENISLRAAALTYISVFSLVPLLTVGLALLQALHQEGFQRRMRSAVHLALAPGIREESSEFLDRFLNPAHSIAIGSVGFVALLFSSGSLLRHIDGAVNEVWGIRRQRPLLTRLSIYLLLLLLGPIFLAASFSGTSAVRALIVNAGFSIAPQIVLVTTGLIAVSSLTLLYYGTPYAKVAVRSALAGGLVSGLGWILAKQLYEGFAEQTFRYDALYGSLSALPLFFAWIYVSWLIVLCGARLSYAVEHAAFRDSLWAFGTHPRALELVAARVAVDATLAWMDGLPPPLPRHLAAHLRVPESFVHDAIERMEKAHLLESSRKGGVRPARDPSELTFADVAFAIHGVSISGGLETWNGPRAPGFELVEPLFQAADCATADVLRKTRWIDIATALRPPLAAPGPAESQAAAS, translated from the coding sequence ATGGCCGGATCGACCCTGCTGCGGAACCTGCACGACCTGCTGATGACAGGTGCCCGGAAAAGCTGGGCCCCTGTCGCACAGACCTCCGTTGGCCGCTTCGCGACGGACATCTTCCTGGGCGCCCGCGCGGTCGCCCGGGACTTCCAGGGCGAGAACATCAGCCTCCGGGCCGCGGCGCTGACCTACATCAGCGTCTTCTCGCTCGTGCCCCTGCTCACGGTAGGCCTGGCACTGCTCCAAGCCCTCCACCAGGAAGGGTTCCAGCGGCGCATGCGCAGCGCCGTCCACCTGGCGCTCGCCCCGGGCATCCGTGAGGAATCCTCCGAGTTCCTCGACCGCTTCCTCAACCCCGCCCACTCGATTGCCATCGGCAGCGTGGGCTTCGTTGCGCTGCTCTTCTCCTCGGGCTCTCTGCTGCGCCACATCGACGGCGCCGTGAACGAGGTCTGGGGCATCCGCCGCCAGCGCCCCCTGCTCACCCGGCTGAGCATCTACCTGCTGCTGCTGCTGCTGGGGCCCATCTTCCTGGCCGCCTCCTTCTCGGGAACGAGCGCGGTCCGAGCCCTCATCGTGAACGCGGGCTTCTCCATCGCGCCCCAGATCGTCCTGGTCACCACGGGCTTGATCGCCGTGTCGAGCCTCACCCTCCTCTATTACGGGACCCCGTATGCCAAGGTCGCCGTCCGCTCCGCGCTCGCCGGAGGGCTCGTCTCGGGGCTGGGGTGGATCCTCGCCAAGCAGCTCTACGAGGGATTCGCCGAGCAGACGTTCCGGTATGACGCGCTCTATGGCTCGCTGAGCGCCCTGCCCCTGTTCTTCGCGTGGATCTACGTGAGCTGGTTGATCGTCCTCTGCGGGGCACGCCTGTCCTACGCGGTGGAACACGCCGCGTTCCGGGACTCGCTCTGGGCCTTTGGCACCCACCCGCGCGCGCTGGAGCTGGTGGCGGCCCGGGTCGCCGTCGATGCCACCCTGGCGTGGATGGACGGGCTTCCCCCGCCCCTGCCCCGCCACCTGGCGGCCCACCTGCGGGTGCCGGAGTCCTTCGTCCACGACGCCATCGAGCGCATGGAGAAAGCCCACCTCCTGGAGTCCAGCCGCAAGGGGGGCGTTCGTCCCGCGAGGGATCCCTCGGAGCTGACCTTCGCGGACGTGGCCTTCGCCATTCATGGCGTGTCGATCTCCGGAGGGCTGGAAACCTGGAATGGCCCCCGGGCCCCCGGCTTCGAGCTGGTGGAGCCGCTGTTCCAGGCCGCCGACTGCGCCACGGCCGATGTGCTGCGCAAAACCCGGTGGATCGACATCGCCACCGCCCTGCGCCCCCCCCTGGCGGCTCCCGGACCGGCCGAGTCCCAGGCAGCAGCCTCCTGA
- a CDS encoding flagellar M-ring protein FliF produces the protein MSRLLPRCLGLLLVVGATACRERIQHGLDERQANELQTVLLERGLEARKVPEAGKKPSWSIEVDEAQASAAVRILAELGLPRPVAETGCDVFGGGALLRTPIEEQLCRTRVLERGIEKTLQGMEGVLVARVHLMVPPPARPGHAPSAAKASALLRTASGQADRLRQSQDRLQALIAGGVEGLSPEAVSLLVDEASARGEVAPVSRAQPLRFRALLVALGGMVTGLAVALVVLTLRLRAHQARAPGAAALATAPARPVVTASAARKLA, from the coding sequence ATGTCCCGTCTTCTCCCGCGTTGTCTCGGGCTCCTGCTGGTGGTGGGGGCCACCGCGTGCCGCGAACGCATCCAGCACGGCCTGGATGAGCGCCAGGCCAATGAATTGCAAACCGTCCTCTTGGAGCGAGGGCTGGAGGCGCGCAAGGTTCCGGAGGCGGGCAAGAAGCCCTCCTGGTCCATCGAGGTCGATGAGGCCCAGGCATCGGCCGCGGTGCGCATCCTGGCGGAGCTGGGCCTGCCGAGGCCGGTGGCTGAGACGGGCTGCGATGTCTTCGGAGGGGGGGCGCTGCTCCGGACGCCGATCGAGGAGCAGCTTTGCCGGACCCGGGTCCTGGAGCGTGGCATCGAGAAGACGCTTCAGGGGATGGAAGGGGTCCTGGTGGCCCGTGTGCACCTGATGGTGCCGCCGCCCGCGCGCCCAGGACACGCACCATCGGCTGCCAAGGCCTCTGCCCTGTTGCGGACCGCGTCTGGACAGGCGGACCGGCTTCGGCAGTCCCAGGACAGGCTTCAGGCGCTCATTGCCGGAGGCGTGGAGGGACTGTCTCCGGAAGCCGTTTCGCTCTTGGTGGACGAGGCCTCCGCGCGGGGGGAGGTGGCGCCGGTGAGCCGCGCACAGCCCCTGCGGTTCCGGGCGCTGTTGGTGGCATTGGGGGGAATGGTCACGGGGCTCGCGGTGGCGCTGGTGGTCCTCACGCTCCGCTTGAGGGCGCACCAGGCACGGGCCCCGGGGGCTGCGGCCCTGGCCACGGCCCCTGCTCGGCCGGTGGTGACGGCGAGCGCGGCGCGGAAGCTGGCGTGA
- a CDS encoding EscT/YscT/HrcT family type III secretion system export apparatus protein, translated as MSLELLRIQLEQWGPHTAAVALCAARLVPMAFLCPLLGGQATPSPVKLSLVLSLALFLHLGAGVKVPVPMETLGEWGALALKELVYGTAVGLLAALPFDAARMGGRFIDLFRGASAEASLPVAGSRESAAGDVLYQLLVALVVTGGLFPRVLSGSLRGFGVVPLGTAVPSEAATGQVFLLAGSALATGLAIGAPIAAASMAVDCWVGMASRAAPQMNLQELGAPLRILGGGALLWLGIGVLCERLLAEVAGLEGALLLLGEAAR; from the coding sequence ATGAGCCTGGAGTTGCTCCGGATCCAGCTTGAACAGTGGGGGCCCCACACGGCCGCCGTGGCGCTGTGCGCGGCGCGGCTGGTGCCCATGGCCTTCCTCTGTCCGCTCCTGGGAGGACAGGCCACGCCCAGCCCCGTCAAGTTGTCCCTGGTGCTGAGCCTGGCCTTGTTTCTCCATCTGGGCGCGGGGGTGAAGGTCCCCGTGCCCATGGAGACGCTGGGGGAGTGGGGCGCCCTGGCCCTCAAGGAGCTGGTCTACGGGACGGCGGTGGGGCTCCTGGCCGCGCTTCCGTTCGATGCGGCGAGGATGGGGGGCCGGTTCATTGATTTGTTTCGAGGCGCCTCCGCCGAAGCGAGCCTCCCGGTGGCGGGAAGCCGCGAGTCCGCGGCGGGGGATGTGCTGTACCAGCTGCTCGTCGCGCTGGTGGTGACCGGAGGGCTGTTTCCCAGGGTGTTGTCGGGGAGCCTTCGAGGCTTCGGGGTGGTGCCGTTGGGAACGGCCGTTCCGTCTGAAGCTGCCACAGGGCAGGTCTTTCTGCTGGCTGGGAGTGCGCTGGCCACCGGGCTGGCGATTGGCGCCCCCATCGCGGCGGCGTCGATGGCCGTGGACTGCTGGGTGGGGATGGCTTCTCGCGCCGCGCCGCAGATGAACCTCCAGGAGCTTGGAGCGCCTCTCCGCATCCTCGGAGGGGGCGCGCTTCTGTGGCTGGGAATTGGTGTGCTCTGCGAGCGGCTGCTGGCGGAGGTGGCGGGCCTGGAAGGTGCGTTGCTTTTGTTGGGAGAGGCGGCCCGGTGA
- a CDS encoding flagellar biosynthetic protein FliQ has translation MTQDLLLAVGREALLLMVLASLPPVGASLVVGFLMSLFQATTQLQESTLSVVPKLGASVLALVLAGPWIAAQLTLFTRQLLTLIAEVAA, from the coding sequence ATGACCCAGGATCTCCTGCTCGCGGTGGGGCGCGAGGCGCTGCTCCTGATGGTTCTGGCTTCCCTGCCTCCGGTGGGGGCGAGCCTGGTGGTGGGCTTCTTGATGAGCCTGTTTCAGGCCACCACCCAGCTTCAGGAGAGCACGCTCTCGGTGGTTCCCAAACTGGGAGCCTCGGTGCTGGCGCTCGTGCTCGCGGGGCCCTGGATCGCCGCACAGCTCACACTCTTCACGCGGCAACTGCTCACACTCATCGCCGAGGTCGCCGCATGA
- a CDS encoding EscU/YscU/HrcU family type III secretion system export apparatus switch protein, whose translation MSKTEKPTAKRLRDARRKGQLPRSRLLSSSATTLGGVLGFTAWAPEGVERLRQWTAHVMRGQGTLEGWEAGGWLVLGLSGPALGGALVASLAVSLAVAGVGLNMEHVAPNLERISPFAGWKRLLSVRAGVEGLKALLVSAVLAVLVWGEVREAGPEALRGVEGRGAEGLVHLLDRLEPLLLRLSGCLLLLGGADYALARARHFKDLCMSREEVKREYQESEGDPRHKAQRKALHRQLAQGGSARGVRKASAVVINPTHIAVALRYDAQECEAPYLVAKAQEAEALALRHEAQRRGIPVVRDVPLARSLISYDVGEQIPEELYQAAAAVLRVAMEERERP comes from the coding sequence GTGAGCAAGACAGAGAAACCCACGGCAAAGCGTCTGAGGGACGCCCGCAGGAAGGGGCAGCTCCCACGCAGCCGGCTCCTGTCTTCCAGCGCGACGACGCTGGGGGGCGTGCTGGGCTTCACCGCTTGGGCCCCCGAAGGTGTCGAGCGGCTGCGGCAGTGGACGGCTCACGTGATGCGGGGGCAGGGAACGCTCGAAGGGTGGGAGGCGGGAGGGTGGCTGGTGCTCGGGCTGTCCGGACCGGCACTCGGAGGGGCCCTCGTGGCGTCACTGGCCGTCTCGCTGGCCGTGGCGGGCGTGGGGCTGAACATGGAGCATGTGGCTCCCAATCTCGAACGCATCAGCCCCTTCGCGGGCTGGAAGCGGCTCTTGAGCGTCCGGGCTGGGGTGGAGGGGTTGAAGGCGCTCCTGGTGTCGGCAGTGCTCGCGGTGCTGGTCTGGGGGGAGGTGCGGGAGGCTGGGCCAGAGGCCTTGCGCGGGGTGGAGGGGCGGGGCGCGGAGGGGCTGGTGCATCTCCTGGACCGGCTGGAGCCGCTTCTCCTCCGTCTCTCGGGGTGCCTGTTGCTCCTGGGGGGCGCGGACTACGCGCTGGCCCGGGCCCGGCACTTCAAGGACCTGTGCATGAGCCGCGAGGAGGTGAAGCGGGAGTACCAGGAGAGTGAGGGCGATCCTCGCCACAAAGCCCAGCGCAAGGCGCTGCACCGCCAACTGGCCCAGGGAGGATCTGCCCGAGGGGTGAGGAAGGCCTCGGCCGTGGTCATCAACCCCACGCACATCGCGGTCGCGCTCCGCTACGACGCCCAGGAGTGCGAGGCCCCCTACCTCGTCGCCAAGGCGCAGGAGGCAGAGGCACTTGCGCTCCGGCACGAGGCCCAACGCCGTGGCATCCCGGTGGTGAGGGATGTGCCACTGGCGCGCAGCCTCATTTCTTATGACGTCGGGGAGCAGATCCCCGAGGAGCTCTACCAGGCGGCAGCGGCGGTCCTGCGCGTGGCGATGGAAGAGCGGGAGAGACCATGA
- a CDS encoding flagellar biosynthetic protein FliO, whose translation MFTSLSLRNRLLMATGLVLGLAMMGWLGRMPAAQASRWGLWALALVGVGIGWVCRRSLGPRFVLPERLRIISRAGLSQRCGLALVEVEGKRFLVAFGDSFAELHETPLGEGGPRPARDRVSRRRASASPKGLLQ comes from the coding sequence ATGTTCACCTCACTGTCTCTTCGGAACCGGTTGCTCATGGCGACAGGCCTTGTTCTCGGACTCGCCATGATGGGGTGGCTGGGGCGCATGCCGGCTGCCCAGGCTTCACGTTGGGGCCTGTGGGCCCTGGCCCTGGTGGGGGTGGGCATCGGGTGGGTGTGCCGCAGGTCCCTGGGGCCCCGCTTTGTCCTTCCGGAACGGCTGCGGATCATCTCCCGGGCGGGGCTCTCCCAGCGGTGTGGCCTGGCGTTGGTGGAGGTGGAGGGCAAGCGCTTCCTGGTGGCCTTTGGTGACTCGTTCGCGGAACTCCACGAGACCCCCCTGGGGGAAGGGGGGCCGAGGCCAGCCCGGGACAGGGTGTCCCGGCGCCGCGCTTCCGCGTCCCCGAAGGGGCTCCTGCAATGA
- the sctR gene encoding type III secretion system export apparatus subunit SctR, with the protein MTRFCLAAVWVLPGWAAAGGETLAQASQAGNPLTMMAVLAVLSLLPFAVVMLTSFSKIAVVLSLARSAMGTQQAPPTVVLTGLAAVLSAHIMSPVMARMYEVGREAARDAESGAQILAAVERTAEPLRAFLVKHGSAEERSRFVELARELRPPEEATQVQEGDLFVVVPAFVITELKEAFQMGFLLFLPFLVLDMVIANILLALGMQSLSPSQVSLPFKILLFVTVDGWPLLAQGLIQGYR; encoded by the coding sequence ATGACGAGGTTCTGTCTTGCCGCCGTTTGGGTTCTCCCTGGGTGGGCCGCGGCTGGAGGGGAAACCCTCGCGCAGGCCTCTCAGGCGGGCAATCCCCTGACGATGATGGCGGTTCTGGCGGTGCTGTCCTTGCTGCCCTTCGCGGTGGTGATGCTCACGAGCTTTTCGAAAATCGCCGTGGTGCTGTCGCTCGCGCGCTCGGCGATGGGGACCCAGCAGGCGCCCCCCACCGTCGTCCTGACGGGGCTGGCCGCGGTGCTCTCGGCACACATCATGTCGCCCGTCATGGCGCGCATGTACGAGGTGGGGCGGGAGGCTGCCCGGGACGCAGAATCCGGAGCACAGATTCTCGCGGCGGTGGAGCGGACGGCGGAGCCTCTGCGCGCCTTCCTTGTCAAGCATGGCAGTGCGGAGGAGCGGAGCCGCTTCGTGGAACTCGCGCGCGAGCTGCGGCCTCCCGAGGAGGCCACGCAGGTCCAGGAGGGAGACCTCTTCGTGGTGGTTCCCGCGTTCGTCATCACCGAGCTGAAGGAGGCCTTTCAGATGGGCTTTCTCCTCTTCTTGCCGTTTCTCGTGCTGGACATGGTCATCGCCAACATCCTGCTCGCGCTGGGCATGCAGAGCCTGTCTCCGAGCCAGGTCAGCCTGCCTTTCAAGATCCTCCTGTTCGTGACTGTGGATGGCTGGCCACTGCTCGCGCAGGGGCTCATCCAGGGGTACCGGTGA
- a CDS encoding FliM/FliN family flagellar motor switch protein: MASSASSSSRVSKLFRLGTRRLTRAHVVLGERPQVSRMGQQALQSICESLGRELGCDVSAASHVAEAVVVPAKGLSLSAVFVFLELSATGGSAVLELEPPVLFAALERLAGGPARPGPMTRLTRLEEASLAYLVLAALMAFRTQGELQRWWGPRLAGMTVNRMDALARLDGRKAHLGVELVLSVGQRTAGARLVLPAVVLESTCRKLPVQRDSSRAPEILAASLGARCFLGCRQLLPSELETLAVGDVVVFEGVRLTGGAPRGPGRLVTRGFELVGAFSTEGFSLTRACPRALSLEANMVTVMDRSEGMPPLPVEVEIELTRLLLPLSELATLRPGQLLPLRINVSEPVVLRVGDRGVARAELVDIDGEIGARILSLLP; encoded by the coding sequence ATGGCCTCTTCTGCGTCCTCTTCTTCGAGGGTCTCCAAGCTGTTCCGGCTGGGAACGCGCCGGTTGACCCGGGCACATGTCGTCTTGGGGGAGCGTCCCCAGGTCTCGCGGATGGGCCAGCAGGCGCTCCAGTCCATCTGCGAGTCCCTTGGGCGCGAACTGGGATGCGATGTCTCCGCGGCTTCCCACGTGGCCGAGGCCGTGGTTGTGCCGGCGAAGGGGCTCTCTCTCTCGGCCGTGTTTGTCTTTCTGGAGTTGTCGGCGACAGGTGGCTCGGCGGTGTTGGAATTGGAACCACCGGTGCTGTTCGCGGCACTGGAGCGGCTGGCGGGGGGCCCTGCGCGGCCGGGGCCGATGACGCGGCTGACGCGGTTGGAGGAAGCATCGCTCGCCTATCTGGTCCTGGCCGCGCTCATGGCCTTCAGGACGCAGGGGGAACTCCAGCGCTGGTGGGGTCCTCGGCTCGCGGGCATGACCGTGAACCGGATGGATGCGCTGGCCCGGTTGGATGGGCGCAAGGCGCACCTGGGCGTCGAGTTGGTGCTGAGCGTGGGGCAGCGCACGGCGGGAGCCCGGCTGGTGCTTCCGGCAGTGGTGCTCGAGTCCACTTGCAGGAAGCTGCCTGTGCAGCGGGATTCCTCCCGTGCACCGGAAATCCTCGCGGCGTCCCTGGGGGCGAGGTGCTTTCTGGGGTGCCGTCAGCTCCTGCCCTCCGAGTTGGAGACGCTCGCGGTGGGAGATGTCGTGGTCTTTGAAGGGGTTCGCCTGACAGGTGGAGCCCCACGGGGGCCGGGGCGCTTGGTGACGCGCGGCTTCGAGCTGGTGGGGGCGTTTTCGACCGAGGGCTTTTCCCTGACACGTGCGTGCCCGCGCGCGCTTTCGCTGGAGGCAAACATGGTGACCGTGATGGACCGGAGCGAGGGCATGCCCCCGCTGCCAGTCGAAGTGGAGATTGAACTGACGCGGCTGCTGTTGCCGTTGTCGGAGCTGGCCACCTTGAGGCCAGGGCAGCTCTTGCCCCTGCGCATCAACGTGAGCGAGCCCGTCGTGCTGCGCGTGGGAGACCGGGGCGTGGCGCGTGCCGAACTGGTCGATATCGACGGCGAAATTGGCGCACGGATTCTGTCCCTGTTGCCGTGA
- a CDS encoding flagellar biosynthesis protein FlhA, which yields MNLLLKLLLRARQSSDMVLAVAMAAVLGALIIPLPPWLLDLGLAVNLAAAVALLVAALSARDALQVTAFPTLLLFTTLFRLALNVSSTRLALAEGHAGEVIQAFGEFVVRGDYVVGAVLFAILTLVQFLVVAKGAERVAEVSARFTLDAMPGKQMSIDADLRAGTLDPAQARQRRRNLERESQMFGAMDGAMKFVKGDVLAGLVIVAVNLLGGTAIGVFQQGMRLSEAAQAFALIAIGDGLVSQIPSLCIAVAAGLVVTRVASERDDRSLGTEIGTQFFGQSRALWVVAGLCGALGLIPGMPHLTFLGLGGMLGGLAHVLKHLRRAELEEAASARKETVPPEVPEGGGKAGGPPAVREMSPVGVAPLTVDLAPDLTSLAQEQNAAFVHQHLLQLREDLFLELGVRVPGIRVRTHAAYLPEGGYALLLDDVPLASGQVMPGSLYVLSPPEELSFLELRLEPVEDPISGGTIGRVAEEARARLEMAQVPMLRPGELIVEHCRGLLRTQAVHLLGVQEVHGLLEGLEAQAPTLVKEALQKVPLPLLTEVLRKLVQEQVSIRNLRAILEALVSPACEGDATALAERCRQGLHRYLSHKFAPTGSLYAYLVDPEVEESLRGKGPRGPAPAPEHVAELLEGLRRIAPGGKGVLLTAPDVRRPLRRMIEGAFPGVAVLTYGELNVDLQIRPMGRLAPVSMPP from the coding sequence ATGAACCTCTTGTTGAAGCTGCTCTTGAGGGCCCGGCAGTCCTCGGACATGGTGCTCGCGGTGGCCATGGCCGCCGTGCTGGGCGCGTTGATCATTCCCTTGCCGCCCTGGCTCCTGGACTTGGGGCTCGCGGTCAACCTGGCGGCGGCGGTGGCATTGCTGGTCGCGGCGCTCTCTGCCCGGGATGCCCTTCAGGTGACGGCCTTCCCCACGCTGCTGCTGTTCACGACGCTCTTCCGGCTCGCGCTCAATGTTTCGTCGACGCGGCTGGCGCTGGCCGAGGGGCATGCGGGCGAGGTCATCCAGGCCTTTGGTGAGTTCGTGGTGAGGGGGGACTACGTGGTGGGCGCGGTCCTGTTCGCCATCCTCACGCTCGTCCAGTTTCTCGTGGTGGCCAAGGGGGCCGAGCGGGTCGCTGAGGTCTCCGCCCGTTTCACGCTGGATGCGATGCCGGGCAAGCAGATGTCCATCGACGCGGACCTGAGGGCAGGCACGCTCGACCCAGCACAAGCCCGTCAGCGCAGGCGCAACCTGGAGCGGGAGTCGCAGATGTTCGGCGCGATGGATGGCGCCATGAAGTTCGTGAAGGGGGATGTCCTCGCTGGGCTCGTCATCGTGGCCGTCAACCTGTTGGGAGGCACCGCCATCGGCGTCTTCCAGCAGGGCATGCGGTTGTCCGAGGCCGCGCAGGCCTTTGCGCTCATCGCGATTGGCGATGGACTCGTTTCACAGATTCCCTCGCTGTGCATCGCGGTGGCGGCGGGGCTCGTGGTCACGCGCGTGGCCTCGGAGCGGGACGACCGCTCGTTGGGCACGGAGATCGGCACGCAGTTCTTCGGCCAATCGCGTGCGCTCTGGGTCGTCGCGGGGCTGTGCGGGGCGCTGGGCCTGATTCCAGGCATGCCGCACCTGACCTTCCTGGGGTTGGGAGGGATGCTGGGAGGGCTCGCCCATGTGCTCAAGCACCTGAGGCGCGCGGAGCTGGAGGAAGCGGCTTCGGCGCGGAAGGAGACGGTTCCCCCCGAGGTACCGGAAGGGGGAGGGAAGGCGGGGGGCCCCCCCGCGGTCCGCGAGATGAGCCCCGTGGGGGTGGCTCCCTTGACCGTGGACTTGGCGCCAGATTTGACGTCCCTCGCGCAGGAGCAGAACGCGGCGTTCGTTCACCAGCACCTCCTGCAACTCCGCGAAGACCTCTTTCTGGAACTCGGCGTCCGGGTTCCGGGCATCCGTGTGCGGACGCATGCGGCGTATCTGCCCGAGGGGGGCTACGCCCTCCTCCTGGACGATGTCCCCCTGGCCTCGGGGCAGGTGATGCCTGGGTCGCTCTACGTGCTCTCCCCTCCCGAGGAGTTGTCGTTTCTCGAGCTCCGGCTCGAACCGGTGGAGGATCCCATCTCCGGAGGAACCATCGGCCGGGTGGCGGAGGAGGCACGGGCCCGGCTGGAGATGGCGCAGGTGCCCATGCTCCGGCCCGGTGAGCTCATCGTGGAGCACTGCCGGGGCCTGCTGCGCACCCAGGCGGTTCATCTGCTGGGCGTTCAGGAGGTTCATGGGCTCCTGGAGGGACTGGAAGCCCAGGCCCCCACCCTGGTGAAGGAAGCGCTCCAGAAGGTGCCGCTGCCGCTGCTCACGGAGGTGTTGCGCAAGCTCGTGCAGGAGCAGGTGAGCATCCGGAACCTGCGCGCCATCCTGGAGGCGCTGGTGTCCCCTGCGTGTGAAGGAGATGCCACCGCGCTCGCGGAGCGCTGCCGCCAGGGCCTGCACCGGTACCTGAGCCACAAGTTCGCCCCCACGGGCTCCCTCTATGCGTACCTGGTGGATCCGGAGGTGGAGGAGTCGCTGCGAGGCAAGGGGCCCCGGGGACCTGCCCCCGCGCCCGAGCATGTCGCGGAACTGCTGGAGGGGCTGCGGCGCATCGCCCCGGGAGGCAAGGGGGTGTTGCTCACCGCGCCGGATGTGCGGAGGCCCTTGCGCCGGATGATCGAGGGTGCGTTTCCCGGCGTGGCGGTGCTGACCTACGGGGAGCTGAACGTGGACCTGCAGATCCGGCCCATGGGCCGGTTGGCGCCTGTCTCCATGCCCCCGTAG